The Streptomyces sp. NBC_00775 genome includes the window TTGAGCGGGGTGGCCTTGCGGTCCTCGTCGAGCCACTCGTTCAGGGCCTTCTCGACGCGTACGGCGTCGGCGTCCGGCTCGCCGATCAGCTCACGCACCTGCGCGACCGCCCGCAGCACATCCGGATCACCGCTCCGCTCCGAGAGCACCGCTCCGAAACGAGAGCGCGAGTACGGGTAGAGCACGTCCACGACGAACCCCGTGGCGCTCGTGGTGCCCTCGATGTCGAGCACCACGGAGTCCACGTCGAAGTGCGACGTCACGCGGCGGCCCTGTCCCGCTGGTACCCGGCGTCGATCGTGTCGTAGTCCGGGAAGCGGGAGGCGATCGTGGAGCCGGTGAAGCTGCCGATCCAGCCGTCCTCCTCGTGGAAGAAGCGGATCGCGGTGAAGGCGGGCTTCGTGCCCATGTCGAACCAGTGCGTCGTGCCGCGCGGCACGCCCAGCAGGTCGCCCTTCTCGCAGTACACCGCGTGCACCTCGCCGTTCACATGGAGGTAGAAGATCCCGGATCCCGAGACGAAGAAGCGGACCTCGTCATCGTCGTCGTGGGTGTGCTCCTGCAGGAACTTCTCTCGCGCGGCCTTCGCCTTGGCCGGGAACCCGGGGTCGTCGCTCGGGTGCAGACCGAGGACGTCGACCGTGGTGAAGCCTTCCTCGGCGTTCAGCTTGTCGATCTCCGGGCCGTACGCGGCGAACACGGTGTCGCTGTCGGCGTCCGCCGGCACGTCCGCGCGGATCGGCCACTGTTCGTAGCGCACCCCGATCGGCGCGAGTGCCGCGGCGATCTCGGCGGGGTCGGAGGTACGGCGCACGACGGACTCGGGTCCGGACTCGGGCCAGGTCGTCAGCAGGGTCATGGGAGCAACTCCTGGAAGCTGGAAGGGATGTCCGGATACCGAGACAAGCACCGGACGGGCGGGGGAGGAAGAGGGCGAGACGGCGAGCGGCGGCGGACGGCTCGTCAGCCGCGACACATCGCGCCGGGACAGCACCGCATGCAGGGCATGCGCAGCGCCGTCGCGCGGGGAGTCGTCATCAGGGCCTCACTGTGCCGGGTCGGGTGCCGGTCCCGTGATGGTAACTCCAGGGTGCGCGGCGACCAGCTGTGACGTCGCCGTTGTCTCACCTGTCGAGAAACCGCTTCCATTGTTTTGACGGCTGACTGAAATCGTTCCCATGATCTGCATATGAAGACGCTGCTGCTCGTGCGGCGGCTGTACGTGGACTTGCTCCGGTCGACCACAGCCCGCTGTCGCTGACCTCACCCGGAGCGCCAAGTCGCCCGAGCCCCCTGGGCTCCCGCCGTGTGTGCGGTAGAGGCGCGTTCCCTTTCGATGCTCCGGGTCAAGCACGCCCTCTTCCCTTCACCCCTCCGCACTGCACTGCACTGCCCTGCTCCTGGAGCCCTTCATGTCACGTACCCGCGTCCCTCTTGCCGCGCTCTCGCTCGCCTCCGTGTCCGCGCTTCTGCTCGCGGGCTGCTCCCAGTCGTCGAACGCCTCGCAGAGCACCGGCGACAAGGCCGCCTCGGCCTCCGCCGCGACCGGAAAGAAGCCCGCCCCCTTCAGCCAGGGCACCGTCAAGGTGGCCCTGGTCCGGCAGAGCGGCGCCGGCGACTACTTCGAACAGTGGGGCAACGGCGCCAAGGCGCAGGCCAAGGCCCTCGGTATCGACCTGACCGTGTACGACGCCCAGGCCGACAACGCCAAGCAGGCCACCGACCTGTCCTCGGCCGTCAACTCCGGCGCGCAGGCGATCATCGTCGACCACGGCTTCCCGTCCACGATCCAGCCCGAGATCGACAAGGCCGTGAAGAAGGGCATCAAGGTCGTCGTCTACGACGTCGACCAGACCAACAAGTCGGTCGTCAGCACCGAGCAGGACGACGCGAGCATGGCCCAGGCCGTCCTCGACGTGATGGCCAAGGACCTCGGCAAGAACGCCAAGGTCGGCTACGTCAACGTCGCCGGATACGCCGCCCTCGACAAGCGCGACAGCGTCTGGAAGTCGACCGTCGACGCCAACGGCTGGAAGCAGCAGTTCAAGGTCGGCAAGGTGACCGACTCCACGGCCACTGACAACGTTCCCCTGGTCTCCGCCGCGCTCACCCAGCACTCCGACGTGACGGGCGTCTTCGCCCCGTACGACGAGCTGGCCAAGGGCACCGTCCTCGCCGTCCAGAACAAGAAGCTCCAGGACAAGGTGAAGGTCTTCGGCGCGGACGTCTCCAACGCCGACATCCAGAACATGACCGCCAAGGACAGTCCGTGGGTCGCCACGGCGGGCACCGACCCGTCCGCGGTGGGCGCCGCCGTGGTCCGTACGGCCGCCCTGGAGCTGGCCGGTCAGCTGAACAAGACCTCGGTCGAGTTCCCGGCCGTCGCGATCACCCAGGACTTCCTGAAGAGCAAGCGCATCGAGAACATGGACCAGCTGCGGGAGGCGCTGCCCGCGCTGAACCTGTCCAAGGTGAGCACCGCGGACTGGATCCCCAATGTCGCCCACTGACACCCCTGTTGAGACCGTCCCGGCGGTAGGCCTCCGTGACGTCAGCATGGCCTTCGGCGGCAGGACGGTGCTCGCCTCCGTCTCGCTGGACATCGCCCCGGGCAGCGTCGTCGCGCTGCTCGGCGCGAACGGCGCGGGCAAGTCCACGCTGATCAAGATCCTGTCGGGGGTCCACACGGACCATGGCGGGGAAGTGTGCGTGAACGGCGAGCCCGCCGCGCTCCACTCCCCGCTGGCCGCCCGCCAGCTGGGTATCCAGACCGTGCACCAGCGCATCGGCGAGGGCATCGTGCCCGGCCTCACGGTCGCCGAGAACCTGGTCTTCGAGGAGCTGGCCCAGGCGCGCGGCAACCCGTTCCTGGGCGGGCGCCGCGTACTGGCCCGCGCCCGCGAGATCCAGTCCGCCCTGGACCTCGGCTGGAGTGACTCCGTTCTCAAGCGGGATGTCACCGAACTCGGCATCTCCGACCGGCAGTTGCTGATCCTGGCCCGCGCGCTGGCCACCCGCCCACGGCTGCTGATCCTCGACGAGCCGACCTCCGCGCTCTCCGCCGCCGAGGCGGAGCGCCTCTTCGCGCTCGTCGAGCGGATGCGCGACGACGGCATCGCGGTGCTGTACGTCTCCCACCGGCTCGGTGAGATCGACGCGCTCGCCGACCGGCTGGTCGTCCTGCGAGACGGCCGTCTCACCGAGGACCAGGCCAAGCCCTTCGACTGGGACAGCGCCCTGCGCGCCATGCTCGCCCAAGCGCAGGAAGCGACGACCGCACGGCCCCAGAAGGCGGGGCGTCAGGGCGAGGTCGTGCTCTCCCTGCGCGGTGTCCCCTTCCTCGACGGCCACACCCCCCAGAACCTCGACCTCCGCGCGGGCGAAGTCACCGGTGTCGTGGGCCTGTTGGGCGCGGGCAAGACGGAGCTGGCCCGGGGCCTGTTCGGCGCCGAGCGCTTCACCGGGGGAGCGGTCGAGC containing:
- a CDS encoding sugar ABC transporter ATP-binding protein; translated protein: MSPTDTPVETVPAVGLRDVSMAFGGRTVLASVSLDIAPGSVVALLGANGAGKSTLIKILSGVHTDHGGEVCVNGEPAALHSPLAARQLGIQTVHQRIGEGIVPGLTVAENLVFEELAQARGNPFLGGRRVLARAREIQSALDLGWSDSVLKRDVTELGISDRQLLILARALATRPRLLILDEPTSALSAAEAERLFALVERMRDDGIAVLYVSHRLGEIDALADRLVVLRDGRLTEDQAKPFDWDSALRAMLAQAQEATTARPQKAGRQGEVVLSLRGVPFLDGHTPQNLDLRAGEVTGVVGLLGAGKTELARGLFGAERFTGGAVELDGAPYEPRRPADAIRSGVHLVPEDRHTDALVPGWSLAQNVSLPFLKSLSTAGLVSRTKEDALGRAAIEQLGVVARDEHSTVEELSGGNQQKVVVGRWLAESPRVLILDEPFRGVDIGARRDIGRRARALAAEGAAVLVLSADVDEVLEVADRVVVLAAGEIRLDAYGEDAERDRVIQTISASV
- a CDS encoding 1,2-dihydroxy-3-keto-5-methylthiopentene dioxygenase, which translates into the protein MTLLTTWPESGPESVVRRTSDPAEIAAALAPIGVRYEQWPIRADVPADADSDTVFAAYGPEIDKLNAEEGFTTVDVLGLHPSDDPGFPAKAKAAREKFLQEHTHDDDDEVRFFVSGSGIFYLHVNGEVHAVYCEKGDLLGVPRGTTHWFDMGTKPAFTAIRFFHEEDGWIGSFTGSTIASRFPDYDTIDAGYQRDRAAA
- a CDS encoding substrate-binding domain-containing protein; protein product: MSRTRVPLAALSLASVSALLLAGCSQSSNASQSTGDKAASASAATGKKPAPFSQGTVKVALVRQSGAGDYFEQWGNGAKAQAKALGIDLTVYDAQADNAKQATDLSSAVNSGAQAIIVDHGFPSTIQPEIDKAVKKGIKVVVYDVDQTNKSVVSTEQDDASMAQAVLDVMAKDLGKNAKVGYVNVAGYAALDKRDSVWKSTVDANGWKQQFKVGKVTDSTATDNVPLVSAALTQHSDVTGVFAPYDELAKGTVLAVQNKKLQDKVKVFGADVSNADIQNMTAKDSPWVATAGTDPSAVGAAVVRTAALELAGQLNKTSVEFPAVAITQDFLKSKRIENMDQLREALPALNLSKVSTADWIPNVAH